The following are encoded in a window of Roseivirga misakiensis genomic DNA:
- a CDS encoding MarR family winged helix-turn-helix transcriptional regulator: MTLDEQLIKGSFQSIQHKSRVNLLYSGYWLTQRMTELLKPHNITLQQLNVLRILRGQNSEPISTLEIKDKMIIGNADASRLVDKLCTKGLIWKKPCPHDGRKIQVFINENGLNLLGQIDDEMTLIDDITNNLNEKELKVLNQLLNKLRA; encoded by the coding sequence ATGACATTAGATGAACAGTTGATAAAAGGCTCATTCCAAAGTATACAACATAAATCCAGAGTCAACCTTTTATACTCAGGTTACTGGCTTACACAACGAATGACTGAGTTGTTAAAACCGCACAACATTACGCTACAACAGCTGAACGTACTGCGAATTTTACGCGGTCAGAATTCGGAGCCCATCAGTACTTTAGAAATTAAGGATAAAATGATTATCGGGAATGCTGATGCATCTAGATTGGTCGACAAGCTCTGTACGAAAGGACTTATTTGGAAAAAGCCTTGCCCTCATGATGGACGTAAAATTCAAGTGTTCATCAATGAAAATGGTTTAAACTTACTGGGCCAAATCGATGACGAAATGACTTTAATTGATGATATCACAAATAATTTGAACGAAAAAGAGCTCAAAGTGCTTAACCAGTTATTAAATAAACTGAGAGCCTAG
- a CDS encoding plastocyanin/azurin family copper-binding protein, which translates to MKRSLIIAALLIGFSAIGFAQQKEATVIKLDQTPGEFVTKELTLKPGKYIFEVTNKGVDHEVGFVIAPVKDGKEGDHIKAGYLSKAIKDGEKGSSKVVNLAAGTYNYFCPLNPTPHYKIVVKE; encoded by the coding sequence ATGAAAAGATCATTAATCATCGCGGCATTACTAATAGGATTTTCAGCCATTGGTTTTGCGCAACAAAAAGAAGCAACAGTAATTAAGCTTGACCAAACACCAGGCGAATTTGTAACAAAAGAGCTGACTTTAAAACCGGGAAAATACATTTTCGAGGTAACGAATAAAGGAGTTGACCATGAAGTAGGTTTTGTAATTGCTCCAGTGAAAGATGGAAAAGAAGGCGATCACATTAAGGCCGGATACCTTTCAAAAGCGATTAAGGATGGCGAAAAAGGTTCTTCCAAAGTGGTAAACCTAGCGGCTGGAACGTACAATTACTTCTGCCCATTAAACCCAACACCACACTACAAAATAGTGGTGAAAGAATAA
- a CDS encoding carboxymuconolactone decarboxylase family protein, producing the protein MRTFEVPTRDQVSPEAQAIFDNLKKQVGMVPNLYATIGQSANALSSFLAFQGAQAKGTFNAKEREAVYLAVSQINGCDYCQAAHTALGKMNGFTEEETISLRKGESDNARLDAIVKLAQDITENRGRASEETVEAFFAQGFDNAALIDLIALVADKTLANYVHNLTQIAIDFPVAQPIEEPALV; encoded by the coding sequence ATGAGAACTTTTGAAGTACCAACCAGAGATCAAGTTTCACCAGAGGCACAAGCCATCTTTGATAATTTGAAAAAGCAAGTAGGAATGGTTCCAAATCTTTACGCGACCATTGGCCAATCAGCTAATGCACTAAGCTCATTCTTAGCTTTCCAAGGCGCTCAAGCTAAAGGAACATTTAACGCCAAAGAACGTGAAGCCGTATACCTAGCTGTTTCACAGATCAATGGCTGTGATTATTGCCAAGCTGCGCATACAGCTTTAGGTAAAATGAACGGGTTTACCGAAGAAGAAACTATTTCCTTACGAAAAGGTGAAAGCGACAATGCTAGACTTGATGCGATTGTAAAACTTGCTCAAGATATCACGGAAAATCGCGGAAGAGCATCTGAAGAGACCGTCGAAGCATTTTTCGCTCAAGGTTTTGACAATGCGGCTCTAATAGATCTGATCGCATTAGTAGCTGATAAAACATTAGCTAATTATGTGCACAACCTAACCCAAATTGCTATTGACTTCCCTGTAGCTCAACCAATAGAAGAGCCAGCTTTAGTTTAA